The Vigna angularis cultivar LongXiaoDou No.4 chromosome 6, ASM1680809v1, whole genome shotgun sequence genome contains the following window.
TTCAATGGTGCAAGATCTTAATCCAACGGTACATAATTTTcatctcttttgtttttataggTGCAAGAGCGGTTACACTACTGAGCCTCAAGTTAGATCCAATATCCAAGCCTAttataagtcctatagttaactatcgttaactcggacttggagGGCATATGTATGGTATACTATGTTACCCAACCGGTAAGTGATGAAATAAGTTACGCCAAACGCCAGATTCGACATAGTAACTGAACAGTTTTCTACGTATAGTCTAAACCGATCGGTCTATTGTGTAAATTATAACTTAGGAAGGTGTAGTGGCCTTGTGGGTGTTGGGCTGCAATTGGGCCAACGCTAATAGTGGTGCTATTGGGCCAGTGGAATGAGCAGGCAAACAATTAGCAACTCAGTAATAGATTGGTtaagataataataacatattaagaGTAGTTAAGataaaggttaaatatgtttttcgtcccttaagtatcacacgattttgggtttagtctcTATTCGAAACTTTTGTTCCttttagtcctcttagttttgaaactattagaattagtccttaaaattgaacgacattaacttttgtttgatgtgGCAAACGACGAGTCCACGTGTGAGGTCAGCAATCTCAGTTTCTATGTTAGGTGTCTGCAACGTATCTTTTCTTCTCTAAATCAGATTAGGGTTCTTCTATTCTGATTCATGATTTCACCGGAGCCAGTGGATTCCTCGGCAGATCTAAAGCAAGACCCAAAATCGCAAGCCCAAAAAAACCCACGAAGGCCAAGCCTGATTTTGGTTCCTCTCCTTGAAAGCAGTCTCCCCCTTCGACTGCTCTGCCTCTCCTCAGGCTCATCCCGTCTTCGCCAACACTGTCGAGGGCTTGCGCTACCCCTTCCTCTTCTCCCTCTCCGATTTCGGAACCCTCCCCGACAAGCCTCACAAGAACATCATAAGGATGCTCAAAGGGAGGCCCTTTCGCAAGCCCGATATCTTCGACACCATTCAGGACCTGCTCGATAAGGCCAAGAGCAAGGGTAAGGATGGGTTGGTCGTCGACGGTGGTGCCAACATTGATGTGGCCAACTTCTCCGCCTCTGCCATGGGGTTTCAGGTTTTGGCGTTTGAGCCCATGTTAGAGAATTTGCAAAAGATCTGTGAAGGGATTTACTTCAACCAAGTTGCAGATTTGGTCACTGTGTTTGAGACCGCTGCGTCGGATCGCGTTGGTAACATTACTGTTTACAAGGTTatattttttgctttatttatttttttaatttaatttttatgtgcTATTTTTCGAGCTTGAATTGAATTTATGTTGTAGAAGGAGGCTTGTTTTAGTTGGATACCAATTTAGTTAGCTGGGAAAGAATCATTTGAAGTGCTTAGAGAGAAGAAACGTAGAGAAAATTGTTGTTGATGGaaatagataaattaataaagaacTATTTCTATTAGTGGGAAGCAACACACCCAGTGAAGTATTGGCAAACATCCCCAGAAACTATGGAAAATTTAGAAGGGAAAAGCACAGTAAGCATGTTTGAAGAAAAGAACAAGATGGAATCCCGATCATCTATAGAATCCGATGGAAGCATAGAAGTTGGAACATGGAAAGATGAATCTGATTTTTTTGAACTGGCAGGAATGAAAGAAATTGGTGCAAGGTACTGGAGCTCAAAAACATGGTCAGAAGGAAAGAGAGGCATCTAATGTGCAATAAAAGCGTAACGAGGAAGATGACATTACACGTGAACTCGTCGTTTGCcacatcaaacaaaagttagTGCCAtttaattttaaggactaattgtaatagtttcaaaactaagaggactaaaaacaaaagtttcAAATAGaaactaaacccaaaatcgtttgatacttaagggacgaaaaacatatttaacccttaagataataataacatattggCAATTAATATACACATAACGGTAATTGGGCCAACATCAATTTAAAGCCCATAAAAAGCCTATAAATGTAGAAGTAAGTTGCAGAAGCAAGCTTAATTGACTTCTAATACTTAATTCAATTAAGTTCATAGATTAAAATATGACTTGatcgtcggagtgcctttagcaggtgtCCATCACTTGAATTGGACTCAAAGAATTTGAAGCGGGCGATTCAAAAGTTAGAAGACAAGAAAGATGACCTCAGAAAAGTGTGTCTCTTGATCTTACtcaattatatacaaaaacaaaaattattaaaataactctgtatctaaaatttgatacactttaaaaaaattacctaaacaaacacatatacacatttgtgtgtatatatatatattcataacaACCACACAAAGGTTAATATCTTACCTATAATCTTGTGGACGAAACCACTTCGCATGTCAATTTTGGAAAGAAAGTTTATCACTCTGAAATTTATTCATAAGACCAGAAACACTGGATACACATGTTTCGCATAATGACCTCGTTTGTTACAATTAGTCATATAAAAAACATTTCTGAAAATTTGTACACATTTATAAGGGtttcaaaatgataaaaaaaatgaaaagaacttAAGTTCTTATTTAAATGacaaaatattatgtaaacGGATTAAAATATCTCGAAtgtgctatatatatatatatattacgatttttttaaaagaatgacAATAATGCATATTTGTGAAATTTTATAAACGCTTTGCActaagattaaataaaaattaattaaaacgtGAATGCAAACATATTGACCTGGATCACGTGGGTAGCAGCACATTCATTATACGACTACTGAACCAGTGGCTCAGAACGGCCGAACATATAAAATGGGACACACATTCCTAGATTCCTTGGTTATGTAATACTGGAACATACACCTGTCAATTTCTTACATATACATCttattcaaattataatttaaaggtttaaacaatttaattgtTTCTATTTACATGGGTTTTTCTAGTTTAAACATATACCtgtcaatttcttttatatatatatatatatatatatatatatatatcttttcaGGCTCGccaatctaaatttttttatttatattttaaaattgcaATATGTTTTATATCACAATTAATTGCAATATCTTTAGGTAATATgcatttgaatataaaattatttatgttagatTAAAATATGTGTTATAGTTCCTTTGTCTAAAAAAGGAAATAGTTTTGCAAAACTGTTTTATAACAAACTTTAAATGCTGATAAATCCAATTAATAACATGAATAGTTGATTTtgtcattttactattattcAATGAGACAGTATGATGTGAAAGTGTGTcggtattaaaatatctatataatttaatttctaaaattaaaaacaaactaaTAACTAGTGGCTCAGAACGGCCGAACCATATAAAATGGGACACACATTCCTAGATTCCTTGGTTATGTAATACTGGAACATACACCTGTCAATTTCTTACATATACATCttattcaaattataatttaaataccTCAATGGCTtgaataacatatatttaattgtGTTGTTAAAGTTAATACGCTTTTTTTGCTTAATTCAATGATATCATATCATGGACCTTTCATCAGTAGATATATGTCTACTATCATTATTAAaagattattaataataactGGAGACGAAAGATAGTTAGTCACTCTATTAATTAAGTTACATAtcattttaaatactaaaaattatgCGTATCTAATATTGTTTgtattatgaattaaaatttataattgatttatgaaTTAAAGTCTAAATTGAtctctaatattaattattaatattttaactacTTATTAATaagattttagtttataaaatgatatttaacttGGTCaatatataatgattaattatttttgtctctAATGATtgttatttaatcatttttttataccATATATGGCTCTAACATAACCATTATTACAGACAAAATGGTGGACTCacaagtataaatttaattcatcATACTAAATTTCGGTTTAGCtctaaatatttgtaaatgttCACAATCATCATTTGACAACAACATTATAGTTTTCATTCTCTCATTAAAGAATAGATAGTTGCATTAgaagatattatattaaaatttaatctatCAATTAATGGAAAAATTGTAAATGTTATCAATAATGGTGACTTTGGTTATGCACAAACtcttacaaatatttatttcatcttcattaacatttttgttatctatatatatttaataatgttttgtGTTTGTTCTACTTAAACAAAAAATCTTCTTTActcattttcttcttaattaTCCTTAATTgcatttaattgatatttaaatttaaatttatcaatcaaatttcatgaacaaaacaacatacaaaaaaataatgcgattgtcaaataaaaaataataacaataaattacctaacaatatttacaaatttcacAAAAGAAATTTTTCGAAAAAAGAAAGCCATACATATAagctctattttttttttcaaatcaatcattttaGCACAAAATTGTAGATCTTTCTATAGTAAAAAATTGCAGCATGTGATTGGCCCTTATTATTGGCTACCCCAAGTATGAACCAATGACGCTATTGTGCAACAATAATCCTTTTGTACTCACCTATATAATTGCACTATCAGTATATCATCAGTGAAGGtacatattaaaattcaaaattatttggtttaataattttctttttatcttactctaatattcttattatttaataatattttgtatttattttagttaaacaaaaataattactatttgttcaattttttcaaattatatttaattaatattgaactaataaaaataaaataaattttcttattatataaaagtaaatattgcTTCTAAGAcactatgttttttttataaaaaaaatatgttttattcattataatatCTTCACAGCTTTGGTCTTACATGATACActtataacataattaacatcctttattttttttcttataaataataaaaaatcaatataatacaACTCTTttgcatataatatttaagatgCTTCAACTCTTTTGCATACCTacgagaatatatatatatatatatatatatatatatatatatatatatatatatatatatatatatatatatatatatatatatgattttaataaattttatgaaagatattacaatcaataatataataattttaatcataacgCATTTCAACAAACCATGTCAAATATAAATCTTTGATAAAACAATCCGAAcaaatttaacaatatcaaatataactttaattttaatatctactaaatttttaataaaaaaatcagctcaaatttatataaacttaCAATGTCCACCTCAATAATTCTAAGTCCTGAAATTCTTGACAACTTTATTAATACAATACAACATTACAtcttcaaacttaaaaaattatttaattacataattattttttaatttttaattacataattacaataattatagttataaattatttaattaaaatcattttataaaaagtttaatttaatgaaaaaataattaaaaccatgaaacttatttatttaataatattaaaaaaaattaattattaattacatataatttaaaatattttatatacatttaaatacattatttaaaaattataaattatttgaaataataaaaaaattaaaaaagtaaaagtttgTGAGGTTCACGACTCAACACAAGAAGTCATCAACccttacaattttaattattttatacttttattaatttaaatagtttatatttaatatttttattaattaaaatagtttataatgtGCATGAAATACAAAATGGATGATTCaacttataaataattaattttaattggatTGTGTatgaaaataatacaaaaaatatgacaCTCCAATTAAAAATCCGTTCTTAAGAAAagtattatataaagatgaGTGATCTAAATAgaaaagtaattataatttttgaagagaTATCAATAGCActctaaataataatattaaaaagtaatacaaATTTACAAATTAGACAAATTAGACGCATTTTCATTTACTCTACCGCTGCATACAAATCAGAAAAGGTTTAATCATGCACGTGTTTTTTATGTGAAGAATTTTCATGCTGTATATCCACTGTACGagaattcaaaaataattcTGGTCAACATGacaattttacattataatacATATCTCTCATATGATAAAAGAGATTGATTTTAGTATCTTGATTGTGGATTTTAAATAagtaatcaaattttaatgGTAGTTTGATTacttgtttcattttcttcttgagaggaaagAGTTCTGtagaatttataaataaacgTGAGtgtttcttataaaataaatatatcctGTAAAATATTAGTTGTATttatattaacataaattatgagtttatattcttattaaaataatatttacatgaagagtataataataatataataataaataataactaatatataaaattataaaaatttaattttaatatgtaaattttatctaaataaacATGTGTtgttttataatgaaaaatttaaagaatctttttggattgtattttttaatataccTACTAAAAGCAAAAATGTTATAACCTCCATTTTCATGGTACTCGTTTAACAACAtttagtaaaaaattttaaaagtgtaaAAAGGTATTATATTATAGAATAATGATACACATACACTTTCATTCTATCTACATTTATTACACttaatgaatatatttattacacTTAATGAATATATAGGTGGAAGTATTTAATACTTCAttcttttatttacatattagTTATtcctaattaaaaaaagaaaactcattttttttctatctctgTCTTTTTATCGCATTATATAGTAATctataaacttatatttttactttctctATACGTGTATATATCAAATGTTGATTGACTTTTTTTTGggaaaaatgaataattattttattaataattggATGAAACGTATTTATATTcaataactataaaaataaaataatcataaaaaaatagtatttaaaaaaaataaaaaataagacaagattatatcaaattttaaaaaaattgtatgggtaaaacaattatttctcatattattttcctttcttataTTCCGTATGCAGCTTTAGATAGGCTATAAATAGGCATCAAGTTTTGGTCATGAATCATCCACTTTTTCTCTAAAAGCCTTAGGCAAAGTACTTACCTTCTTCGTCACAAAGCTTTTCCAAACCATGGCTCAAACCCCATTTCTTCTGTTGTCAAATTTTCAAAGCTTTTGGCCTTCTTTGGTTGTCATAATCACCTGCTTCACCATTATGATCAAAACCCTAAGGTCTAACTATATCCAGACTTATTCCAAGAAACAAAAGCCGAAGCTCCCTCCTGGACCCAAACCATGGCCCATTGTAGGCAATCTTCCTGAAATGCTTGCAAGCAAACCTGCTTATAAATGGATACATAATCTCATGAAACAAATGAACACTGATATTGCATGTATCCGCTTAGGAAATGCCTATGTCATCCCAGTCACATGTCCCACCATTGCTACCGAGTTCTTGAGAAAACAAGATGCTACTTTTGCATCAAGATCACTCAGCCTGTCCAGTGATCTCATTTCTAATGGATATTCAACAACAATTTTTGTGCCCTTCGGTGACCAGTGGAAGAAAATGAGGAAAATCATAACCCACGATTTGCTTTCTCCACACAAACACCTATGGCTTCACGACAAAAGGACTGAAGAGGCCGACAACCTTATGTTTTACGTCTACGACAAGTGCAAAATGGTGAATGATGATGGTACTTATGGCCTTGTGAATGTTAGGAATGTTGCAAGGCATTATTGTGGCAACCTCATCAGAAAAATTACTTTCAATGTAAGGTATTTTGGGGAGGGTAGAGAGGACGGAGGAGCCGGTTTTGAAGAAGTAGAACATGTTGATTCCATCTTCGATTTGCTCAACTACATTTATTCCTTTTCTGTTTCTGATTATATGCCATGCTTGAGGGGACTTGATTTGGATGGCCATCAGAAGAAAGTGAGGGAAGCTTTGAGGATCATCAAGAAGTATCATGATCCCATCATTCAACAGAGAATCAAACAATGGAATGATGGATTAAAGGTTGATGAAGAGGACTGGCTTGATGTTCTCATCTCTCTGAAAGATTCCAACAATAACCCATCGTTAACATTTGAACAGATCAGTGCACAAATCATAGTAATATATACTTCACTTCTCTCTTAGTTTGTCTTTCCCTACTTATACTAACACGTTAAAGCAAATCATATTCCACGAGGgaaaaaggtttaaaaacatacattttttattttattttccatctCACCTCTGCCATTTTCTCGTTTACCTTTTTTTAAACCTGCGTATGAGTAGTTTGTACGGTATACAGTAATTTACGATTTGACTCCATATCATGCAcgttgaaaatatgaaatttgatATCATTCAAACTCTAAGTCAAACTGTTTGTAGGAATTGATGATTGCAACAGTGGACAATCCATCCAATGCATTTGAATGGGCACTTGCTGAGATGATTAACCAACCTGAGATACTGCGCCGAGCTGTCGAAGAATTGGACAGTGTGGTAGGAAAAGACAGGCTGATCCAAGAATCAGACATACCTAAGCTCAACTATGTGAAGGCATGTGCCAAAGAAGCTTTTCGTCTTCATCCCATGGCTCCTTTCATTCCTCCCCATGTCTCTATGAGTGACACTGTTGTGGGGAATTACTTCATCCCTAAGGGTAGCCACGTATTGCTAAGCAGACAAGAACTTGGAAGAAACCCAAAAGTGTGGAATGAACCCTACAAGTTCAAACCTGAACGCCACCTCAAGAGTGATGCAGATGATGTGGTTTTGACTGAACCAAATCTGAAGTTCATATCATTCAGCACAGGAAGACGAGGTTGTCCCGGAGTGATGTTAGGAACGACAATGACAGTGATGCTGTTTGCTAGATTGCTCCATGGCTTCACTTGGACTGCACCACCCGATGTTTCAACAATCAACCTTTCTGAGTCAGACGATGATATTCTTCTTGCACAACCACTTCTTGCCATTGCTCAGCCAAGATTACCACAAAAGCTATATCAACTCTAAATTAAACCCAAATTTAATTTACCTAAGCgtttatattttatcatgaaATAAATGGAgtgtgaaataaaaaatgtaaacgTCTCTCTTATAGTGTAAAAAAGGACTCAACTTGGTTTTTAACTGTGAGTCTCTTTGTATTAGTATTTCAGAATCATGTTATTCTCATCTGAATAAATCTCAGTTTAGATATCACTTCTTTTGAACAGATTTTCGAAGAAccataacattaataaaatatagaaaattaacaatatttccaatgtaaattaacttaataaaacAAATGTCTACGAATCTTAATCTCATGTGCGAAGGAGAAATCTCCATCAATATGATGTGGCTCCTGTGTAAGCACGTTTGCTACATCCATTTCACAGAAGTTTCTGAAGTCACGTTCTATACAAGTTGGTTTCATCACTGTGACATCACAGTCTTAtctcaaatttattaaatttcaaatgatTAGGATAACTtgtatcaaatttattaaattttgaaaatatgttgatATTATATAGTCATTAAATATGAGacattatatacttttttattagcagatattaaatatattttataagtattttgtTCTGAAAACATACTTTTTggattaaaagagaaaaatattataagttagtttttatatcaattcttaaataatatataaaaaattgtgtatcagaataatatataattaactaataaTTACAAATGACGAGTGCTGTATAATGGGTCTTATTTACAAATACTGTTGTTAAAAAACTGCATTGTGTTTAAAAAATTgagttgttttaaaaaaaaccttttaatttaattttaatatttaattatattaaagtaaaatttattaaactaaaatataacttattagattgaaaatatattttataataaaatatttattaataacaacataaataattaagatattttaactaatttaaaataattcaatttgatttaatttgtagAGTgtagttaaatttatatatagttattgtAATTAAACTAGTCTTCATAaccacttttaaaatttaatgaaattttgtagtaattcatttattttaccACACCCGTGTCAAATTGAAAGAAATTATAAGGCCAGCCAGGAAAGAGGTTGTACTAAAAACAAAGTAGTGGTTCTCATTGAATgcaatttgttattttaaattttaggagTGTAATTGTGGTACCTCATTAAAAACACACCCAAAAACCTTATGAACGGACCCAAAAACCTTatgaacggacgccaggtgtcaagcgcCGAGGATCCAAAAATTAGATAGTGGAAGGTAGGTGTCGGCAGATGAGCGAACGCTCATTTTgacgtgggaagcaaaactgatTTTCACAAATTCACGTCAcattctctgcatgcactcttcttccccaaactctgaaaatctcatttctccttcttctcactaaaagctctcccttctctctaccaaatctcaccatttctcttctccgatAATCATTCAGGCAtcgtagaagcacttccggcttccagagcttcagtttgaaccgatcggtttcgagttctgaac
Protein-coding sequences here:
- the LOC108342345 gene encoding isoleucine N-monooxygenase 1, yielding MAQTPFLLLSNFQSFWPSLVVIITCFTIMIKTLRSNYIQTYSKKQKPKLPPGPKPWPIVGNLPEMLASKPAYKWIHNLMKQMNTDIACIRLGNAYVIPVTCPTIATEFLRKQDATFASRSLSLSSDLISNGYSTTIFVPFGDQWKKMRKIITHDLLSPHKHLWLHDKRTEEADNLMFYVYDKCKMVNDDGTYGLVNVRNVARHYCGNLIRKITFNVRYFGEGREDGGAGFEEVEHVDSIFDLLNYIYSFSVSDYMPCLRGLDLDGHQKKVREALRIIKKYHDPIIQQRIKQWNDGLKVDEEDWLDVLISLKDSNNNPSLTFEQISAQIIELMIATVDNPSNAFEWALAEMINQPEILRRAVEELDSVVGKDRLIQESDIPKLNYVKACAKEAFRLHPMAPFIPPHVSMSDTVVGNYFIPKGSHVLLSRQELGRNPKVWNEPYKFKPERHLKSDADDVVLTEPNLKFISFSTGRRGCPGVMLGTTMTVMLFARLLHGFTWTAPPDVSTINLSESDDDILLAQPLLAIAQPRLPQKLYQL